The Mesomycoplasma ovipneumoniae genome includes a region encoding these proteins:
- a CDS encoding MGA_1079 family surface serine endopeptidase, with protein MYRKKAKTNPIFLFGVGIFSLVVASCSTSNSNSFQNYIDPNQSLQKNQVDNFFLQYPNFPEAIKNKIKDSLNISSQNFANSEYMPKLSQFVEQYSSTLDLFGKFESNFKSKTIDNSFSVNEEKYNNLKSEIETFNQKILNSSNFETKLDEFLAKISELNAEITKTNDTLSQELSTFSWFNTVLKHANLVNLKALSSQINDKITTLYKNDNKQEIENFTSNLLILENIIAQIKSIKNEYSTESNETFNNLITNFNSNINSGNLINNVTDSIQSLKNIQTNLEKIVNESAGKNEKLQELKKSAILEVEKVANLSQSVQSDFKEKINKSITESQISQIKEFISELEHVASLLSSLKTEKAKLENEPNYLNSENKTELDNLMSSLNFLDEQNKLVLSDDISTNTKFFLSNVLTVHDNVKSEIARLNGDAKLSEAKKTLENQLLPNKFSSNFISNIKTLADSKKLVSDIKHISTHILKLADSLDLYNVEVKNFELLLKNSSTSAENKQQLEEKNNEIKQKLDQNLRLNQIDSENLPGFADNFANLVSSFSQTILDSKAQNEQIVQEKPPVKVAQNLSDFKQEAQKALKISLDDKGLDRHSIKKYLTSASFNLQNANLWLKKPQNDEINFKLLDLSLDSNNKNILVLKYEATSTKNPSHSTTLSAELLISNDDVDLNKIISSLNIDFLDDYFDIYYNSFLDFEKEDFPKQDIKKFISENFSQSKQTIGNFFNVALPDRPELTFTSDNKISLKLDIKFNNQVIKTITVKSKNQVNFKEKEKLPVKIGYTQKFKNTSFYNQTYLNDSEYDDYDYTKTNDLSAYYWQFEEPSGAGGVGSYWFYKYLLKPALESLQRTGEIQSTKKFKTFENAPKAVKFSEMGSETPAKPDELSRAELDKIFDKILKDQEFFNYEIPTNATISFSTFDVKNEKRRVLTSSTTQSIYLKLLIKNGQHTREEILQFAPKDFLKPILSPRDKADLSLIEDILSDSTGKKLFKNTKINDIDHTHGQISLAGKTNSEIIDSLNKLYTFAKIGKFEIFAKDVISTDILKGQAKIFFWYKFNGSEFPLIVEGTKPIKTFKTEKAISFSNWLPATYSDIKPKNGSNFTNQDFVPIPEETGERDRSNGKAILKPNVISDDDKSIIDKINSRHFDYRRVTGEFYKKEQIDIKYRLIDPADIVEQKAESKLNYLLQIKAKNETAKNSDLNNFKNEEVKLEGEDKKSVKNSEKLPKIVEKQIFFNTDPEVTLDTSRILNNYFVYYYDAKTTNIPGEMTFKLGFINKHNTNIRYSSDKVIKLQNLVNDYKNKLYPEVILNKIKYSDLVPKNNSSIARNALNNNNFKDLFDIKEQVLQYNNFKISKENLQFLETKKHNNKLYFRLKYVNGSHVVDGSTWYFLTDINNQNIQSNIDLDTQKPLVTLFDSEKEVTRSREIEPYYKDLYWNYDTSTKTAKWTLKEKYFSETFLKNNPKNRKIKLQLFGNALVQNTQRLNRISGGIDLITKKPIKGGYDFVFDFEKLAKGEIIAITETTKNVFFEDSRKKFENFSFNLSAEYIKDQGIEFKLWLNDSNLGLVVDNVYNHVEKGLAFYNSPQFDTFDPKKAFILHKAGARVHIEYTNSLENEDFGSKTNQFDYKNIDYTNEEQPISFFTNSDAYNLEKYNPNQNVPYKLHEGYLQDLEFLHKSWDTKKFPLAKNLLGRTFGFSFGSATMLAKVNDDPDDGKFYIITNNHVEGGAKFDLNTLFGKDLTHSLSNNRYMAIASKYYSNSIDGGYSYWGGPNSVKNVPTWIVWTGIKQPDVNQQNVKNVDITVLIVDIKPLINAAYESGEFQKAAWLLNWYKLPNLKLNSNGQTDLTFFGQNVKHFGMNGFPYAKQSGYIINRANSDQQNVTILNQKGYTPSYFNAGNSGTGVLGPDDEYISTINGGSPLTFLQSWNYSTATHNYFGINWQNEKPLELKSKYSLSSMIMRLNAQNPREYSLPWFFKDFEK; from the coding sequence ATGTACAGAAAAAAAGCAAAAACCAACCCAATATTTTTATTCGGGGTTGGTATTTTTTCACTTGTTGTTGCCTCTTGTTCAACCTCAAACTCAAATTCATTTCAAAATTACATCGATCCAAATCAAAGTCTTCAAAAAAATCAGGTAGATAATTTTTTTCTTCAGTATCCTAATTTTCCTGAAGCTATTAAAAATAAAATAAAAGATTCCTTAAATATTTCCTCACAAAATTTTGCAAATTCAGAATATATGCCGAAACTTTCTCAATTTGTAGAACAATACTCATCAACATTAGATTTGTTTGGAAAATTCGAGTCGAATTTTAAATCTAAGACAATTGATAATTCTTTTAGTGTTAACGAGGAAAAATACAATAATTTAAAAAGTGAAATTGAGACATTTAATCAAAAAATTCTAAATTCATCTAATTTTGAAACTAAATTGGATGAGTTTTTAGCAAAAATAAGTGAATTAAACGCAGAAATTACTAAAACCAATGACACACTTAGTCAGGAACTTTCAACTTTTAGTTGATTTAATACGGTTTTAAAACACGCAAACCTTGTTAATCTTAAAGCCTTAAGTTCACAAATTAATGACAAAATTACCACTTTGTATAAAAATGATAATAAACAAGAAATTGAAAATTTCACCTCAAATTTACTCATTTTGGAAAATATTATTGCTCAAATTAAATCAATAAAAAATGAATATTCAACTGAGAGCAATGAAACTTTCAATAATTTAATTACAAATTTTAATTCAAATATAAATTCTGGTAATTTAATTAACAATGTCACTGATTCAATTCAAAGTCTTAAAAATATCCAAACTAATTTAGAAAAAATTGTTAATGAGTCAGCAGGAAAAAACGAAAAATTACAAGAATTAAAGAAATCTGCTATTTTAGAAGTTGAAAAAGTTGCTAATTTATCCCAAAGTGTTCAAAGTGATTTTAAAGAAAAAATAAATAAATCAATTACTGAATCACAAATTAGTCAAATTAAGGAATTTATTTCAGAATTAGAGCATGTTGCATCGCTTCTATCTTCATTGAAAACTGAAAAAGCAAAGCTAGAAAATGAGCCTAATTATTTAAATTCTGAAAATAAAACAGAATTAGATAATTTAATGAGCTCCTTAAATTTTCTAGATGAACAAAATAAACTTGTATTAAGTGATGATATTTCCACTAATACAAAATTTTTTTTATCTAATGTTTTAACAGTTCATGACAATGTAAAATCAGAAATAGCACGTCTTAATGGTGATGCAAAACTAAGCGAAGCTAAAAAAACTTTGGAAAATCAATTATTACCGAACAAATTTAGTTCAAATTTTATTTCTAATATTAAAACACTGGCAGATTCAAAAAAATTAGTTTCTGATATTAAACATATAAGTACCCATATTTTAAAATTAGCAGATTCGCTTGATTTGTATAATGTTGAAGTTAAAAACTTTGAATTATTGTTGAAAAACTCAAGCACATCTGCAGAAAATAAGCAACAACTTGAAGAAAAAAATAACGAAATTAAACAAAAATTAGACCAAAATCTCCGACTCAATCAAATTGATAGTGAAAATTTGCCCGGATTTGCTGATAATTTTGCTAATTTAGTCAGTTCATTTTCACAGACAATTTTAGATTCAAAAGCGCAAAATGAGCAAATTGTGCAAGAAAAACCACCGGTAAAAGTTGCACAAAATTTATCAGATTTTAAACAAGAGGCCCAAAAAGCCCTAAAAATTAGTCTTGATGACAAAGGTCTTGACCGTCATAGTATAAAAAAATATCTTACTTCTGCTTCTTTTAACCTTCAAAATGCAAATCTTTGATTAAAAAAACCACAAAATGATGAAATAAATTTCAAATTATTAGACTTATCATTAGATAGTAACAACAAAAATATTTTAGTCCTTAAATATGAGGCAACTTCAACAAAAAACCCTTCACATTCAACAACTTTATCCGCCGAACTTTTAATTTCTAATGATGATGTTGACTTAAACAAGATAATCTCTTCATTAAACATAGATTTTCTTGATGACTATTTTGATATTTACTATAATTCATTTCTTGATTTTGAAAAAGAAGATTTCCCCAAGCAAGACATAAAAAAATTTATTTCAGAAAATTTTTCCCAATCAAAACAAACAATCGGAAATTTTTTCAATGTTGCATTACCAGACCGACCTGAATTAACCTTTACCAGTGATAATAAAATATCTCTAAAATTAGATATTAAATTTAATAACCAGGTTATTAAAACAATCACTGTAAAATCCAAGAATCAGGTTAATTTCAAAGAAAAAGAAAAATTGCCTGTAAAAATTGGATATACTCAAAAATTTAAAAACACCAGTTTTTATAATCAAACTTACCTTAATGATTCTGAATATGATGATTATGATTATACAAAGACAAATGACCTATCAGCTTATTATTGACAATTTGAAGAACCATCAGGTGCCGGCGGGGTTGGTAGTTATTGATTTTATAAATATTTATTAAAACCAGCTTTAGAATCATTGCAACGAACAGGGGAAATTCAATCAACTAAAAAATTTAAAACTTTTGAAAACGCTCCAAAAGCTGTCAAATTTTCAGAAATGGGTTCAGAAACCCCAGCAAAACCAGATGAATTAAGTAGGGCTGAGCTGGATAAAATTTTTGATAAAATTTTAAAAGATCAAGAATTTTTTAACTACGAAATTCCTACAAATGCGACAATTTCGTTTTCAACTTTTGATGTAAAAAATGAAAAAAGAAGAGTTTTAACCTCAAGTACTACTCAAAGTATTTACCTAAAATTATTAATCAAAAATGGCCAACACACTAGAGAAGAAATTCTACAATTTGCACCTAAAGATTTCTTAAAACCGATTTTATCACCACGTGATAAAGCTGATTTATCGTTAATTGAAGACATTTTAAGTGATTCTACTGGTAAAAAATTATTTAAAAACACAAAAATTAACGATATTGATCATACCCACGGTCAAATTTCACTAGCTGGGAAAACGAACTCAGAAATAATTGACTCACTTAACAAGCTTTATACATTTGCTAAAATTGGAAAATTTGAAATTTTTGCAAAAGATGTTATTTCTACAGACATTTTAAAAGGTCAAGCAAAAATTTTCTTTTGATACAAATTTAACGGTTCAGAATTTCCACTAATTGTTGAAGGAACTAAACCTATTAAAACGTTCAAAACTGAAAAAGCTATTAGTTTTTCAAATTGACTGCCAGCCACTTATAGTGATATCAAGCCTAAAAATGGCTCCAATTTCACCAATCAAGATTTTGTGCCTATTCCAGAAGAAACAGGCGAAAGGGATAGAAGTAATGGTAAAGCAATTTTAAAACCAAATGTGATTTCAGATGATGATAAATCAATAATTGATAAAATTAACAGTCGCCACTTTGATTATCGTAGAGTAACCGGCGAATTTTATAAAAAAGAGCAAATAGACATAAAATATAGACTAATTGACCCGGCTGATATTGTTGAACAAAAAGCTGAATCAAAGCTAAATTACTTACTTCAAATTAAAGCTAAAAATGAAACTGCTAAAAATAGTGATTTAAATAATTTTAAAAATGAAGAAGTTAAACTTGAGGGTGAAGACAAAAAAAGTGTAAAAAATAGTGAAAAATTACCAAAAATTGTCGAAAAGCAAATATTTTTTAATACTGATCCTGAAGTTACACTTGACACTTCAAGGATTTTAAATAATTATTTTGTCTATTATTATGATGCTAAAACCACTAATATACCAGGTGAAATGACTTTTAAACTTGGTTTTATTAATAAACATAACACAAATATCCGCTATAGTTCTGACAAAGTCATAAAATTACAAAACTTAGTAAACGATTATAAAAATAAACTTTATCCTGAAGTAATTCTAAATAAAATCAAATATTCTGATCTTGTTCCAAAAAATAATAGTTCAATTGCAAGAAACGCGCTAAATAACAACAATTTTAAAGATCTTTTTGATATCAAAGAGCAAGTTCTTCAATATAACAATTTTAAAATCTCAAAGGAAAATTTACAATTTCTTGAGACAAAAAAACATAATAATAAATTATATTTCCGTCTAAAATATGTTAATGGATCACATGTTGTTGATGGTTCAACCTGATATTTTTTAACAGATATAAATAACCAAAATATTCAGTCCAACATAGATTTAGACACACAAAAGCCATTAGTTACTTTATTTGATTCCGAAAAAGAAGTAACTAGAAGTCGTGAAATTGAACCTTATTATAAAGATTTATATTGAAATTACGACACTTCTACAAAAACAGCTAAATGAACATTAAAAGAAAAATATTTTTCTGAAACATTTTTAAAGAATAATCCTAAAAACCGCAAAATAAAACTACAATTATTTGGAAATGCTTTAGTTCAAAATACTCAAAGGCTTAACCGAATTAGTGGAGGAATTGACTTAATCACAAAAAAACCAATTAAAGGCGGTTATGATTTTGTTTTTGACTTCGAAAAATTAGCAAAAGGTGAAATAATAGCAATTACTGAAACTACCAAAAATGTATTTTTTGAAGATTCAAGGAAAAAATTTGAGAATTTTAGTTTCAATTTAAGTGCTGAATATATCAAAGATCAAGGGATTGAATTTAAATTATGACTAAATGATTCAAATCTTGGTTTAGTTGTTGATAATGTTTATAATCATGTTGAAAAAGGTCTCGCCTTTTATAATAGCCCACAATTCGACACTTTTGATCCAAAAAAAGCCTTTATTTTACATAAAGCTGGAGCAAGAGTTCATATTGAATACACAAATTCTCTTGAAAATGAAGATTTTGGTTCTAAAACAAATCAATTTGATTATAAAAATATTGACTACACTAATGAAGAGCAACCAATTTCATTTTTCACCAATTCAGATGCTTATAATTTAGAAAAATATAATCCAAACCAAAATGTTCCTTATAAATTACATGAAGGATATTTACAAGATTTAGAATTTTTACATAAATCTTGGGATACTAAAAAATTCCCACTAGCAAAAAATCTATTAGGCAGAACCTTTGGCTTTAGTTTTGGAAGTGCAACTATGCTTGCAAAAGTAAATGATGACCCAGATGATGGTAAATTTTACATAATCACAAATAATCACGTAGAAGGTGGCGCAAAATTTGATTTAAATACCCTTTTTGGTAAAGATTTAACTCATTCTTTATCAAATAATCGTTACATGGCTATTGCAAGTAAATATTATTCTAATTCAATTGATGGCGGTTATAGCTATTGAGGTGGACCAAACAGTGTCAAAAATGTTCCTACTTGAATAGTTTGAACCGGTATTAAACAACCGGATGTAAATCAACAAAATGTAAAAAATGTTGACATAACTGTTTTAATAGTTGATATTAAACCTTTAATTAATGCAGCTTATGAAAGTGGTGAGTTCCAAAAAGCAGCCTGATTATTGAATTGATATAAATTACCTAACTTAAAATTAAATTCAAATGGTCAAACAGATTTAACATTTTTTGGTCAAAACGTTAAACATTTTGGAATGAATGGATTTCCTTATGCAAAACAAAGTGGTTATATAATAAATAGGGCTAATTCAGATCAACAAAATGTTACTATTTTGAATCAAAAAGGTTATACTCCATCATATTTTAATGCTGGTAATTCCGGAACTGGAGTATTAGGACCAGATGATGAGTATATTTCAACAATTAATGGAGGTTCACCACTTACATTTTTACAAAGTTGGAATTATTCAACAGCAACTCATAATTATTTTGGAATAAATTGACAAAATGAAAAACCACTTGAACTAAAAAGTAAATATAGTTTATCATCGATGATAATGAGACTTAATGCTCAAAATCCGCGTGAATACAGTCTTCCTTGGTTTTTCAAAGATTTTGAAAAATAA
- a CDS encoding ATP-binding cassette domain-containing protein, translating to MIKIENLSKKFNNKIIFNSINLEIPSNKITFIVGKSGIGKTTLINLIAGFTKKDSGEISFFKNGNEIENPLVDVVFQDFNLIESLSIKNNILIANHILNRYVENNQIENEASAININSQKLNRLAKNLSGGEKQRAAFLRSSSRNADFILLDEPTGNLDKENSIALLDLLVKISQNKTVLVVSHNLELAKKYAHQIIYVENENIQSVENKDKPQKNLQISTNSFLENTENKVYKKSSFYQKAKVALLLSFADFRSKITTFILVLVSFLAMIFGVVLFVNLNISAKNINFDNVVQYNLDTLGVSEKGLSSLHINELEKLKKENPKIEKIIPIYSHLQFFKFSYDDKKISTGEIFPVDESDFFKNRFADIIKSQKFNNNFISNQDEVILPEKIINQLKIQNPIGKKIKISYSKYFEELKIVGVIEEKSFDQPKFSLIHTNKLKTIYEKGYGETFENFHDFRILPDNFYSLDFSGLVAGSETIFDPPTISKYFYQNSSQANSINLTQGNLPQAFDEIAVSSSIADKIGKLIQINTPFDSHYIFKVVGIFDADKTTNNTSEVSGNVVIFNSEAENFFSQAHPKEFLVFFNQENLYNNIQDFLDKYSKSGVKRYYSTSGGIDEIRHHLFATQFTSIAIIFASIIVLGITLLIFISVYAVNLSNFKKKSIAVLKSLGGKTLEIFMYHWLNLIIISVFVFFVGIILSTLIVPEIYKIVLNQNLFQPDYSQIVVIFLLTWLVSFVSMSFIYLLISYKTYRKDVATLLR from the coding sequence ATGATAAAAATTGAAAATTTATCAAAAAAATTTAACAATAAAATTATTTTTAACTCAATAAATCTCGAGATTCCATCAAATAAAATAACTTTTATTGTTGGAAAATCAGGAATTGGGAAAACCACTCTGATTAACTTAATTGCTGGTTTTACAAAAAAGGATAGTGGTGAAATTTCTTTTTTTAAAAATGGTAATGAAATTGAAAATCCTTTGGTGGACGTTGTTTTTCAAGATTTTAATTTGATAGAATCACTGTCAATTAAAAATAATATTTTAATTGCAAATCATATTCTAAATCGTTATGTTGAAAATAACCAAATCGAAAACGAAGCTAGTGCAATTAACATAAATAGTCAAAAATTAAATCGATTAGCTAAGAATTTATCAGGTGGTGAAAAGCAAAGAGCTGCATTTTTGAGAAGTTCATCAAGAAATGCCGACTTTATTTTACTTGACGAGCCAACTGGGAACTTAGATAAAGAAAACTCAATTGCATTGCTTGATTTGTTAGTTAAAATATCACAAAATAAGACTGTTTTAGTTGTAAGCCATAATTTAGAACTTGCAAAAAAATATGCTCATCAAATTATTTATGTAGAAAATGAAAATATTCAATCAGTAGAAAATAAAGATAAACCCCAAAAAAATCTTCAAATATCTACGAATAGTTTTTTAGAAAATACTGAAAATAAAGTATATAAAAAATCGTCTTTTTACCAAAAAGCAAAAGTCGCCTTACTTTTATCTTTTGCTGATTTTAGATCGAAAATTACTACTTTTATTCTTGTTTTAGTTTCATTTTTAGCAATGATTTTTGGTGTAGTTTTATTTGTTAACTTAAATATTTCCGCTAAAAATATTAATTTTGACAACGTTGTTCAATATAATTTAGACACTTTAGGTGTAAGCGAAAAGGGACTTTCTTCCTTACATATTAATGAATTAGAAAAACTTAAAAAAGAAAACCCAAAAATAGAGAAAATAATACCGATATATTCTCATTTACAATTTTTTAAATTTAGTTATGATGATAAAAAAATTTCAACAGGCGAAATTTTCCCTGTTGATGAGTCAGATTTTTTTAAAAATAGATTTGCTGACATTATTAAAAGCCAAAAATTTAATAATAATTTTATATCTAATCAAGACGAAGTTATTTTACCTGAGAAAATTATTAACCAACTTAAAATCCAAAACCCAATAGGAAAAAAAATAAAAATTTCTTATTCTAAGTATTTTGAAGAATTAAAAATTGTTGGAGTAATTGAAGAAAAAAGTTTTGATCAACCCAAGTTCTCTTTAATTCATACAAATAAATTAAAAACAATATATGAAAAGGGATATGGAGAAACATTCGAAAATTTTCATGACTTCAGAATTTTACCAGATAATTTTTATTCTCTTGACTTTAGTGGTTTAGTAGCAGGCAGCGAAACAATATTTGATCCTCCGACTATTAGTAAATATTTTTATCAAAATTCAAGCCAGGCAAATTCAATAAATTTAACTCAAGGTAATTTACCTCAAGCATTCGACGAAATTGCAGTTAGCTCTAGTATTGCTGATAAAATTGGAAAACTAATACAAATTAATACACCTTTTGATAGTCATTATATTTTTAAAGTTGTTGGTATTTTTGATGCTGATAAAACTACTAATAATACTTCAGAAGTATCCGGGAATGTAGTAATTTTTAACAGTGAAGCCGAAAATTTTTTCAGCCAAGCACATCCTAAAGAATTTTTAGTCTTTTTTAATCAAGAAAATCTTTATAATAATATTCAAGATTTTTTAGATAAATATAGTAAATCTGGTGTCAAACGTTATTATTCAACCTCTGGAGGGATTGATGAAATAAGACACCATCTCTTTGCCACCCAATTTACTTCGATTGCGATTATTTTTGCTTCAATTATTGTTCTTGGTATTACTTTATTGATTTTTATTAGCGTTTATGCTGTAAATCTTTCTAATTTTAAGAAAAAATCGATAGCAGTTTTAAAATCACTAGGTGGTAAAACGCTAGAAATTTTCATGTACCATTGATTAAATTTAATAATTATTAGCGTATTTGTATTTTTTGTAGGTATAATTTTATCAACTTTGATTGTCCCGGAAATTTACAAAATAGTTCTGAATCAAAACTTATTTCAGCCAGATTATTCGCAAATTGTCGTAATTTTTCTTTTAACTTGGTTAGTCAGTTTTGTTTCTATGTCTTTTATTTACCTATTAATTTCTTATAAAACATATCGAAAAGATGTCGCAACTTTATTGAGATAA